The Pseudomonas baetica genome includes a region encoding these proteins:
- a CDS encoding VOC family protein, producing MHIDHVTLRTRDLRATCDFMIQVFDLEEGTRPQEIRGMRGHWLYSEGQPLVHIIEAHGQGLLRAAEFIDHVGFRMGDYDAFKAKLERLGIEYRTIDIPTLNERRIFLRTPGGQLLETVFPGGSSENSW from the coding sequence GTGCATATCGATCACGTCACCCTACGTACCCGCGACCTTCGCGCTACCTGCGACTTTATGATTCAGGTCTTTGATCTGGAGGAGGGCACTCGCCCCCAAGAAATCCGTGGCATGCGCGGTCACTGGCTGTACAGCGAGGGCCAACCGCTAGTGCACATCATTGAAGCCCACGGCCAAGGCCTGCTGCGTGCCGCCGAATTTATCGACCATGTGGGGTTTCGGATGGGTGACTACGACGCCTTCAAGGCAAAACTCGAACGCCTTGGCATCGAGTACAGAACCATTGATATCCCGACGCTGAATGAGCGGCGGATTTTTTTGCGCACCCCGGGCGGGCAGTTGTTAGAGACCGTTTTCCCAGGCGGCTCTTCTGAAAACAGCTGGTAG
- a CDS encoding MFS transporter, translating into MNDSTKMPFQVWILTLAAFAIGTAEFVIAGILPQVAESLAISEGQTGSLITAYALAIVVGGPLLTLWLSRFEKRNVLLGLMALFIVANLITALSQDYTVLLISRVLAGLTQGPFYGIGAVVATRLVAPQMAGRAVGQMFAGLTLANVLGVPAGAWIGNVLGWHASFFVVAALGALAAVAIASYIERQGQEKAMSVIGQLAVLRDRHLLASLMITVLSWVGFMTFYGYVAPFAEQVAGIDRSNITWVLVIVGAGLVIGNSLGGRTADANLRLSLIGWPLAMIVSLFVAYLVASNPYAFLVAAFAFGVTSFANVPALQMRVMNYGGKAPELAATANISAFNVANALGGIIGGMVIDSHFGAQAIPFAAAIIPIVGVLFILTQERKGPIAAVSLFK; encoded by the coding sequence ATGAATGATTCAACCAAAATGCCTTTTCAAGTATGGATCCTCACGCTGGCGGCATTCGCCATTGGTACGGCGGAGTTTGTGATCGCCGGTATTCTTCCGCAAGTGGCCGAAAGTCTGGCGATCAGCGAGGGACAGACAGGATCGTTGATCACCGCCTATGCCTTGGCCATTGTCGTGGGCGGCCCTTTGCTGACCCTGTGGCTGTCACGTTTCGAAAAGCGCAATGTACTTTTGGGGTTGATGGCGCTGTTTATCGTCGCCAACCTGATCACTGCACTGAGCCAGGATTACACCGTGTTGCTGATCAGCCGTGTCCTGGCCGGTTTGACCCAAGGCCCGTTTTATGGGATCGGCGCTGTGGTCGCCACGCGTTTGGTTGCACCACAGATGGCTGGCCGTGCCGTTGGGCAAATGTTCGCTGGCTTGACCCTGGCCAATGTGCTTGGCGTGCCCGCGGGGGCGTGGATTGGAAATGTGCTGGGATGGCACGCTTCGTTTTTCGTGGTCGCTGCATTGGGAGCCTTGGCGGCGGTGGCGATTGCCAGCTACATCGAGCGACAAGGGCAGGAAAAGGCAATGTCCGTCATCGGGCAACTGGCGGTACTGCGTGACCGCCATTTATTGGCGAGCCTGATGATCACCGTGCTCAGTTGGGTCGGCTTCATGACGTTCTATGGTTATGTGGCGCCCTTTGCCGAGCAAGTGGCCGGCATTGATCGCAGTAACATCACCTGGGTGCTGGTCATTGTTGGCGCTGGCTTGGTCATCGGTAACAGCCTGGGCGGCAGGACCGCCGACGCCAACCTGCGTCTGTCGCTGATTGGCTGGCCTTTGGCAATGATTGTCTCGTTGTTTGTCGCGTACCTGGTGGCGAGCAATCCCTACGCGTTTCTGGTGGCCGCTTTTGCCTTTGGCGTGACCTCGTTTGCCAATGTTCCGGCGCTGCAGATGCGCGTGATGAACTACGGTGGTAAAGCGCCTGAGCTGGCGGCTACGGCGAATATCTCCGCGTTCAATGTTGCCAACGCCCTGGGTGGCATCATTGGTGGCATGGTCATCGACAGCCATTTCGGTGCACAAGCGATCCCTTTTGCGGCGGCGATTATTCCTATCGTCGGTGTGTTGTTTATCCTGACCCAGGAGCGTAAGGGCCCAATTGCAGCGGTTTCGTTGTTTAAATGA